A window from Desulfonatronum thiodismutans encodes these proteins:
- a CDS encoding carbohydrate kinase family protein: protein MQILVSGSIAYDRIMPFPGRFADHIMPDKIHILNVCFLVNGVNEKFGGTAGNIAYTLGLLGEKPRILASAGGKDFAGYAQWLEELEMDQTGIRIIPDELTASAYITTDQSDNQITGFNPAAMNYSSEYDFSTVVPQDALAVVAPGNLQDMAEYCRVYREKGVRYIFDPGQNIPAFSGEQMLEMLTGAEILISNDYELEMIMKNTGADRAELLSRVKTIITTLGEQGCVVLRPGEETRLAAAKVSKVVDPTGAGDCFRAGLIKGLVEGRAVTEAAKVALTSAAYAVEHHGTQEHRFTVDEFWARYAENF from the coding sequence ATGCAGATTCTCGTTTCCGGGTCCATCGCCTATGACCGCATCATGCCCTTTCCCGGCCGCTTTGCCGACCATATCATGCCGGACAAGATTCATATTCTGAACGTCTGTTTCTTGGTCAACGGCGTGAACGAGAAATTCGGTGGCACGGCCGGAAACATCGCCTACACCCTGGGCCTGTTGGGAGAAAAGCCCCGGATTCTGGCCTCGGCGGGCGGCAAGGATTTCGCCGGCTACGCCCAGTGGCTGGAGGAACTGGAGATGGATCAAACGGGCATCCGGATCATTCCCGACGAGCTGACCGCCTCGGCCTATATCACCACGGATCAGTCGGACAACCAGATTACCGGGTTCAATCCCGCGGCCATGAATTATTCCTCGGAGTACGACTTTTCGACGGTGGTCCCTCAGGACGCCCTGGCAGTCGTCGCTCCGGGCAATCTTCAGGACATGGCCGAGTACTGCCGGGTCTACCGCGAAAAGGGCGTGCGTTACATTTTCGATCCGGGCCAGAACATTCCGGCCTTTTCCGGCGAGCAAATGTTGGAGATGCTCACCGGCGCGGAAATCCTCATTTCCAACGACTACGAGTTGGAGATGATCATGAAGAACACCGGTGCGGATCGGGCCGAGCTGCTTAGCCGGGTCAAGACCATCATCACCACCCTGGGCGAGCAGGGCTGCGTGGTGCTTCGGCCCGGTGAAGAAACCCGGCTGGCCGCTGCCAAGGTTTCCAAGGTGGTCGATCCCACCGGAGCCGGGGATTGTTTCCGGGCCGGGCTGATCAAGGGCTTGGTGGAGGGCCGGGCCGTGACCGAGGCCGCCAAGGTTGCCCTGACCAGCGCTGCCTATGCCGTGGAACATCACGGGACCCAGGAGCATCGCTTCACCGTGGACGAGTTCTGGGCCAGGTATGCGGAAAACTTCTGA
- a CDS encoding histidinol phosphate phosphatase domain-containing protein — MIDLHTHTLFSDGALLPGELARRAKAAGYQALAFTDHVDASNLFLVLENVGRVAAQGAAYFGLDILLGVELTHVPPGLISRLADSARMNGAQLVVVHGETIVEPVEMGTNLAAIEAGVDILAHPGLITPEEAQLAAERGVHLEITTRKGHSLTNGHVAALARRFGAKLVINNDAHAPGDLISRDQRRRVALGAGLSQDEYLQAEANSWALVERGRRKG; from the coding sequence ATGATTGATCTGCACACCCACACCCTGTTCAGCGACGGAGCCTTGCTGCCTGGTGAACTGGCCCGCCGGGCCAAGGCCGCCGGATACCAGGCCTTGGCCTTCACCGACCACGTGGATGCCAGCAATCTGTTTCTGGTCCTGGAAAACGTGGGTCGCGTGGCCGCGCAGGGAGCGGCGTATTTTGGGCTGGATATCCTGCTGGGCGTGGAATTGACCCACGTGCCTCCAGGATTGATTTCCCGGCTGGCGGATTCGGCACGGATGAACGGAGCCCAACTGGTGGTCGTCCACGGCGAAACCATAGTCGAACCCGTGGAAATGGGCACGAACCTGGCGGCCATTGAGGCCGGAGTGGACATCCTGGCCCACCCCGGGCTGATCACACCCGAGGAGGCCCAACTGGCCGCCGAGCGGGGCGTGCACCTGGAGATCACCACCCGCAAGGGCCACAGCCTGACCAACGGCCACGTGGCTGCCCTGGCCCGTCGCTTCGGTGCGAAACTGGTGATCAACAACGACGCCCACGCCCCCGGAGACCTGATCTCCCGCGACCAACGCCGCCGCGTCGCCCTGGGTGCCGGCTTGAGCCAGGACGAGTATCTGCAAGCTGAGGCCAATTCGTGGGCTTTGGTGGAAAGGGGAAGGCGGAAGGGGTGA
- a CDS encoding SIR2 family NAD-dependent protein deacylase, with protein sequence MSNLIDQAADLWRSAHRVVALTGAGISVPSGIPDFRSPGGLWSRFDANVVASTWGLERNPKAVWEFLLDALTMFGNASPNPAHLALTRLEQAGRLDMVITQNIDGLHQQAGTRNVIEFHGNCRGFYCNACRRDYPAEAAQDLTMTDLPWLCEACGEVIRPTLVFFGEAIPQAALTESQRWSNRADLAVIIGTSGDVAPANIIPYQVKAGGGRVVEINLGPTSYGDLADVRLDLPAEACLPELAERLG encoded by the coding sequence ATGTCCAATCTCATCGACCAGGCAGCCGACCTCTGGCGCTCCGCGCATCGGGTGGTGGCGTTGACCGGGGCCGGGATTTCCGTGCCCAGCGGGATTCCGGATTTTCGCAGTCCAGGCGGGCTGTGGTCCCGTTTTGACGCTAACGTGGTGGCCAGCACCTGGGGCCTGGAACGCAACCCCAAGGCGGTCTGGGAGTTTCTCCTGGACGCCTTGACCATGTTCGGCAACGCCTCGCCCAACCCGGCCCACCTGGCCTTGACCCGGCTGGAACAGGCCGGACGGTTGGACATGGTGATCACCCAGAACATCGACGGATTGCACCAGCAGGCCGGAACGCGCAATGTGATTGAGTTTCACGGTAACTGTCGCGGTTTTTATTGCAACGCTTGCCGACGCGATTATCCCGCCGAGGCGGCTCAGGATTTGACCATGACGGACCTGCCCTGGTTGTGCGAGGCCTGCGGCGAGGTGATCCGCCCAACGTTGGTCTTTTTCGGCGAGGCCATTCCCCAGGCGGCCTTGACCGAAAGCCAGCGCTGGAGCAACCGGGCCGATCTGGCGGTGATCATCGGCACCTCCGGCGACGTTGCCCCGGCCAACATCATCCCTTATCAGGTCAAGGCCGGAGGCGGTCGAGTGGTGGAGATCAACCTAGGGCCGACCAGCTACGGCGATCTGGCCGATGTACGTCTGGACTTGCCGGCTGAGGCATGCTTGCCGGAGTTGGCGGAGCGGCTGGGGTGA
- a CDS encoding phosphotransferase family protein, whose product MPMRNQKRPALQMHLDYLRQYLRDQFGPDAHLLEAREMGAQGTQGMKDFGYGKPVYIRFEQAGETKEAVLSTMRGDKYGHQFYWDRAAILMFQYEAGGLMDKHVRPLGLGYVNRDGAMIPVREPQEFFMVNEMVQGYDYYRDLERIRHSGLEHGDLAKAEAFARWLAGVHGQKKDDPDLYWRRIRNLIGASECIFGLVDSYPHPYEHFLPERFQTLERRLVDWRWKLRGYAHRLAAVHGDFHPWNVLIQPDGDFRVLDRSRGEWGDAADDVSTMSCNYLLFGLYDQPRLSGDFERLYRTFWDTYLDLTNDREMLEVIAPFHVFRALVIASPEWYPGHPLEVRLGLFRFMENVLADKRFAYDRINDYMG is encoded by the coding sequence ATGCCCATGCGCAATCAGAAACGCCCGGCCCTGCAGATGCATCTGGATTATTTGCGACAGTATCTGCGGGATCAGTTCGGCCCGGACGCCCACCTCCTGGAAGCGCGGGAAATGGGTGCACAGGGAACCCAGGGCATGAAGGACTTCGGGTACGGCAAGCCGGTTTACATCCGCTTCGAACAGGCTGGAGAGACCAAGGAAGCAGTGCTTTCCACCATGCGCGGGGACAAGTACGGACACCAGTTTTACTGGGATCGGGCCGCGATCCTGATGTTCCAGTACGAGGCCGGGGGACTGATGGACAAGCATGTCCGTCCTTTGGGGCTGGGCTATGTGAACCGTGACGGCGCGATGATTCCGGTGCGAGAGCCCCAGGAATTTTTCATGGTCAATGAGATGGTCCAGGGCTACGACTATTACCGGGACCTGGAGCGGATTCGCCACAGCGGTTTGGAACACGGGGACCTGGCCAAGGCCGAGGCTTTTGCCCGGTGGCTGGCCGGGGTGCATGGCCAAAAGAAGGATGACCCGGACCTGTACTGGCGGCGGATCCGGAATCTGATCGGCGCATCGGAGTGCATTTTCGGGCTGGTGGATTCTTATCCGCATCCATATGAACATTTTCTGCCGGAGCGCTTTCAGACCCTGGAACGGCGACTGGTGGACTGGCGCTGGAAGCTTCGCGGTTATGCGCACCGCCTGGCCGCGGTCCACGGCGACTTCCATCCCTGGAACGTGCTGATCCAGCCCGACGGTGACTTTCGGGTCCTGGACCGCAGCCGGGGTGAATGGGGCGACGCGGCGGACGACGTCTCGACCATGAGCTGCAACTACCTGCTTTTCGGCCTGTACGACCAACCCCGGCTCTCCGGCGACTTCGAACGGCTGTACCGGACTTTTTGGGACACCTATCTGGACCTGACCAATGACCGGGAAATGCTGGAAGTGATCGCTCCGTTTCACGTCTTTCGCGCCCTGGTCATCGCCTCCCCGGAATGGTACCCCGGCCACCCTCTCGAAGTGCGCCTCGGGCTGTTCCGGTTCATGGAGAACGTACTGGCCGACAAGCGCTTTGCCTATGACCGGATCAACGACTATATGGGCTGA
- the miaB gene encoding tRNA (N6-isopentenyl adenosine(37)-C2)-methylthiotransferase MiaB, which yields MSAKQFHITTFGCQMNVHDSRWLGTSLEALGWAQGTETDADVLILNTCSVREKPEQKVYSHLGRLRDLWLRNPELLVAVGGCVAQQVGEAFFARFPYVRLIFGPDGLPMVPDALARLTREPDLRLSFLDFTQSFPERDAALAEPGVQRQAYVTIMQGCDNFCAYCIVPLTRGRQRSRSSGSILDECRGLVDRGVREITLLGQNVNSYGLDSKSAGTVDEPGFPALLDAIASLPGLRRLRFTTSHPKDLSPETIAAFGRHPNLCPHLHLPLQSGSDAVLRAMGRKYTLDHYLDLVEGLRRARPEIALTTDLIVGFPGETDRDFQLTLDAMRRVGFASSFSFVYSDRPGTRAANMDGKLERDVKAERLRVLQDVQAELSEQWLGRMVGARVEVLVEGESKKTSEDLPSCRGRDEFGQTVNFPVPSEAPRRLIGDVVPVRIREAKKHSLWGCMEEDG from the coding sequence ATGAGTGCCAAGCAATTTCATATCACGACTTTCGGTTGCCAGATGAACGTCCATGACTCCCGGTGGCTCGGGACGTCTTTGGAAGCTTTGGGCTGGGCCCAGGGTACGGAAACGGACGCCGATGTCCTGATTCTGAATACGTGCAGCGTGCGGGAGAAGCCGGAGCAGAAGGTTTACAGTCATCTGGGGCGACTGCGGGATCTGTGGCTGCGCAATCCCGAACTGCTCGTGGCCGTGGGTGGTTGCGTGGCCCAGCAGGTGGGGGAGGCCTTTTTCGCGCGGTTCCCGTACGTCCGTTTGATTTTCGGGCCGGACGGGCTGCCCATGGTCCCGGACGCCCTGGCCCGCTTGACCCGTGAACCTGATTTACGGCTGTCCTTTCTGGATTTCACGCAATCCTTCCCCGAGCGGGATGCCGCTCTTGCGGAACCGGGAGTTCAACGCCAGGCTTACGTCACCATCATGCAGGGGTGTGACAATTTTTGCGCCTACTGCATCGTCCCTCTGACCAGGGGGCGTCAGCGCTCCAGGTCCAGCGGTTCGATTCTCGACGAATGCCGGGGCCTGGTGGACCGAGGCGTTCGTGAAATCACCCTGCTGGGCCAGAACGTGAACAGCTATGGACTTGATTCCAAGAGTGCGGGAACAGTCGACGAACCTGGGTTTCCAGCCTTGCTGGACGCCATTGCCTCGCTGCCCGGGCTGCGACGGCTGCGCTTCACCACCTCCCATCCCAAGGATCTTTCCCCGGAAACCATTGCCGCTTTTGGCCGTCACCCGAATCTATGCCCCCACCTGCACCTGCCTCTCCAGTCCGGTTCGGATGCGGTATTGCGGGCCATGGGCCGAAAATATACACTGGATCACTATCTTGACTTGGTCGAAGGACTGCGCCGGGCTCGCCCAGAAATCGCCCTGACCACGGACCTGATCGTCGGCTTTCCCGGCGAAACGGACCGGGATTTCCAACTCACCCTGGACGCCATGCGCCGTGTGGGTTTTGCGAGCAGTTTTTCTTTCGTCTATTCGGACCGTCCCGGAACACGGGCCGCGAACATGGACGGCAAACTGGAGCGGGACGTGAAGGCCGAGCGGTTGCGGGTGTTGCAGGATGTACAGGCCGAACTGTCCGAGCAGTGGCTGGGCCGGATGGTCGGCGCTCGGGTCGAGGTGCTGGTGGAAGGCGAGAGCAAGAAGACGTCGGAAGACCTGCCCAGTTGTCGCGGGCGGGATGAATTCGGGCAGACCGTGAATTTTCCCGTGCCGTCGGAGGCCCCCCGGCGCCTGATCGGGGACGTCGTTCCGGTGCGGATCCGGGAGGCCAAAAAGCATTCGCTCTGGGGATGCATGGAGGAGGACGGATGA
- a CDS encoding adenylyl-sulfate kinase: MNISRSNGWALWFTGLPGCGKSTLAKAVRRALEERGALVVHLEMDARRKIYFPNPTYSPEERNRAYDRFIQEASDLVDQGHGVLMDATAHRLAVRGAARTRIRRFAEVFIRCPLDVAMARERERPEGLVMAGLYEKALDRRRTGHEHPGLGQVIGVDVPFEENPGAECVVDGAALTIDQARDHVLSFLENWLK; the protein is encoded by the coding sequence ATGAACATTTCTCGCTCCAACGGCTGGGCCCTATGGTTCACTGGGTTACCCGGTTGCGGGAAGAGTACCCTGGCCAAGGCTGTTCGCCGTGCTTTGGAGGAGCGGGGGGCGTTGGTCGTTCACCTGGAAATGGACGCTCGGCGGAAAATCTATTTTCCCAACCCGACATATTCCCCTGAAGAACGCAACCGGGCCTACGATCGTTTTATCCAGGAAGCTTCCGACCTGGTGGATCAGGGCCATGGCGTGCTCATGGATGCTACGGCCCATCGCTTGGCGGTCCGGGGCGCGGCTCGGACCCGGATTCGGCGATTCGCCGAAGTTTTTATCCGCTGTCCACTGGATGTTGCCATGGCCCGGGAACGGGAGCGGCCCGAAGGGCTGGTCATGGCCGGGCTGTACGAAAAAGCCCTTGATCGGCGCCGCACCGGCCACGAGCATCCCGGTTTGGGGCAGGTGATCGGGGTGGATGTGCCCTTTGAAGAGAATCCCGGCGCGGAATGCGTGGTAGACGGCGCGGCCTTGACCATCGACCAGGCCAGGGACCACGTGCTGAGCTTTTTGGAGAACTGGTTGAAATGA
- the cutA gene encoding divalent-cation tolerance protein CutA, with translation MQPIMVYMTAESMDQAKTIAHELISNRLAACVNILDHMQTLYWWEGKVEEGGEVVVLAKTRAELLPALAERVQVVHSYDCPCIVSWPITDGHQPFLDWIGRETASAAG, from the coding sequence ATGCAGCCAATCATGGTCTACATGACCGCGGAATCCATGGACCAGGCCAAGACCATCGCCCACGAGCTGATTTCCAACCGTCTGGCGGCCTGCGTGAACATCCTGGATCACATGCAAACCCTTTATTGGTGGGAAGGAAAGGTCGAGGAAGGCGGCGAAGTGGTGGTCCTGGCCAAAACCAGGGCCGAACTGCTGCCCGCCTTGGCCGAGCGGGTCCAGGTCGTTCACTCCTACGACTGCCCATGCATCGTCTCCTGGCCCATTACCGACGGCCATCAGCCTTTTCTTGACTGGATCGGACGGGAAACCGCTTCCGCGGCTGGATAG
- a CDS encoding bifunctional nuclease family protein, whose protein sequence is MIEMHIYGLALDEESQVPVLILKDKTDKQVLPIWIGAMEAVAISMVLNDVRLPRPMTHDLLLQAIEALGGEVRNVDVVRLHDNTYFAEIEVLQGEALKRIDCRPSDAIALGLRAQVPIRVSEEVLAHIVEVRENRYQAVLKTEDAQQWNEILEKYTIDDTKYKM, encoded by the coding sequence ATGATTGAAATGCACATCTACGGACTGGCCCTGGATGAGGAAAGTCAGGTTCCCGTGCTGATCCTCAAGGACAAGACGGATAAACAAGTTTTGCCCATCTGGATCGGGGCCATGGAAGCCGTGGCCATCTCCATGGTCCTCAACGACGTGCGCCTGCCCCGACCCATGACCCACGACCTGCTGCTCCAGGCTATTGAGGCCCTGGGCGGCGAGGTGCGCAACGTGGACGTGGTCCGGCTGCACGACAATACGTATTTCGCGGAAATCGAAGTGCTTCAGGGGGAAGCCTTGAAGCGGATCGACTGTCGGCCCTCGGACGCCATCGCCCTGGGCTTGCGGGCCCAGGTGCCGATTCGGGTCAGCGAGGAAGTCCTGGCCCATATCGTGGAGGTGCGCGAAAATCGCTACCAGGCGGTCCTGAAGACCGAAGACGCCCAGCAGTGGAATGAAATTCTGGAAAAATACACTATTGACGACACCAAATACAAGATGTGA